In Moorella sp. Hama-1, a single genomic region encodes these proteins:
- a CDS encoding (2Fe-2S)-binding protein yields MAVFHLKMKVNGEQVAVDIDPRLRLLDVLRDVLHLTGTKEGCGEGECGACSVILDGELVDSCLVLAPQAQGKEVVTIEGIAAEGKLHPLQEAFIEAGAVQCGFCTPGMILAAKALLDRNPSPSRQEIARAISGNLCRCTGYAKIIKAVEIAASKLKTEAGAASA; encoded by the coding sequence ATGGCAGTATTTCATCTGAAAATGAAGGTCAATGGTGAACAGGTGGCAGTAGATATTGACCCCAGATTGCGGCTGCTGGATGTATTACGAGATGTTTTACATCTGACAGGTACCAAAGAAGGTTGTGGCGAGGGCGAGTGCGGCGCCTGTTCCGTGATCCTCGATGGCGAACTGGTGGATTCCTGCCTGGTGCTGGCGCCTCAGGCCCAGGGTAAAGAAGTAGTTACTATAGAAGGTATTGCCGCCGAAGGGAAGCTTCATCCATTGCAGGAAGCCTTTATAGAGGCCGGTGCCGTCCAGTGCGGTTTTTGTACCCCCGGGATGATTCTGGCGGCAAAAGCGCTCCTGGATCGCAACCCCAGCCCTAGCCGCCAGGAAATAGCCCGGGCGATTTCCGGCAACCTTTGCCGTTGTACCGGCTACGCCAAGATCATAAAAGCTGTGGAGATTGCAGCATCTAAATTAAAAACGGAAGCAGGTGCTGCCAGTGCTTGA